In Rhinolophus ferrumequinum isolate MPI-CBG mRhiFer1 chromosome 7, mRhiFer1_v1.p, whole genome shotgun sequence, the following proteins share a genomic window:
- the NCF1 gene encoding neutrophil cytosol factor 1 isoform X1 — translation MGDTFIRHIALLGFEKRFVPSQHYVYMFLVKWQDLSEKVVYRRFTEIYEFHKTLKEMFPIEAGDISPESRVIPHLPAPRWFDGQRAAESRQGTLTEYCNTLMGLPVKISRCPHVLDFFKVRPEDLKLPTDSQVKKPETYLVPKDGKSNAADITGPIILQTYRAVADYEKSSRTEMTLATGDVVDVVEKSESGWWFCQMKTKRGWVPASYLEPLDSPDEVEDPEPNYAGEPYVTIKTYTAILEDEVSLNQGETIEVIHKLLDGWWVIRKDDVTGYFPSMYLQKAGEDIAQAQRQIKSRGAPPRRSSIRNAHSIHQRSRKRISQDTYRRNSVRFLQQRRRQTRPEQQGARSPLTEEQPQTERPKPQPAVPPRPSADLILNRCSESTKRKLASAV, via the exons GTGTACATGTTCCTGGTGAAGTGGCAGGACCTGTCTGAGAAGGTGGTCTACCGGCGGTTCACCGAGATCTATGAGTTTCAC AAAACCTTAAAGGAAATGTTTCCTATCGAGGCAGGGGACATCAGCCCAGAGAGCAGGGTCATCCCCCACCTGCCAG CGCCGCGGTGGTTTGACGGGCAGCGGGCAGCTGAGAGCCGCCAGGGCACGCTCACCGAGTACTGCAATACACTCATGGGCCTGCCGGTCAAGATCTCCCGCTGCCCGCACGTCCTGGACTTCTTCAAGGTGCGGCCAGAGGACCTCAAGCTCCCCACGGACAGCCA GGTGAAAAAGCCGGAGACATACCTGGTGCCTAAAGATGGCAAGAGTAATGCTGCGG ACATCACGGGCCCCATCATCCTGCAGACATACCGGGCTGTTGCTGACTACGAGAAGAGCTCGCGCACGGAGATGACTCTGGCCACAGGCGACGTGGTGGACGTCGTGGAGAAGAGCGAGAGCG GTTGGTGGTTCTGTCAAATGAAGACAAAGCGCGGCTGGGTCCCGGCATCCTACTTGGAGCCCCTGGACAGTCCTGATGAGGTGGAGGACCCAGAGCCCAACTATGCAG GTGAGCCCTATGTCACCATCAAAACCTACACTGCCATACTGGAGGACGAGGTGTCCTTGAACCAGGGTGAAACCATTGAGGTCATTCATAAGCTCCTGGACGGCTGGTGGGTCATCAG GAAAGACGACGTCACAGGCTACTTCCCGTCCATGTACCTGCAGAAGGCAGGGGAGGACATAGCCCAGGCCCAACGCCAGATCAAGAGCCGAGGGGCACCGCCCCGCCG GTCGTCCATCCGCAATGCGCACAGCATCCACCAGCGATCACGGAAGCGCATCAGCCAGGACACCTATCGGCGCAACAGCGTCCGCTTTTTGCAGCAGCGCCGCCGCCAGACGCGGCCGGAGCAGCAGGGTGCACGGAGCCCGCTGA CAGAGGAGCAGCCGCAGACAGAGCGCCCGAAGCCGCAGCCGGCAGTGCCCCCACGGCCCAGCGCAGACCTCATCCTGAACCGCTGCAGCGAGAGCACCAAGCGGAAGCTGGCGTCGGCTGTCTGA
- the NCF1 gene encoding neutrophil cytosol factor 1 isoform X2, with translation MGDTFIRHIALLGFEKRFVPSQHYVYMFLVKWQDLSEKVVYRRFTEIYEFHKTLKEMFPIEAGDISPESRVIPHLPAPRWFDGQRAAESRQGTLTEYCNTLMGLPVKISRCPHVLDFFKVRPEDLKLPTDSQVKKPETYLVPKDGKSNAADITGPIILQTYRAVADYEKSSRTEMTLATGDVVDVVEKSESGWWFCQMKTKRGWVPASYLEPLDSPDEVEDPEPNYAGEPYVTIKTYTAILEDEVSLNQGETIEVIHKLLDGWWVIRKDDVTGYFPSMYLQKAGEDIAQAQRQIKSRGAPPRRSSIRNAHSIHQRSRKRISQDTYRRNSVRFLQQRRRQTRPEQQGARSPLKEQPQTERPKPQPAVPPRPSADLILNRCSESTKRKLASAV, from the exons GTGTACATGTTCCTGGTGAAGTGGCAGGACCTGTCTGAGAAGGTGGTCTACCGGCGGTTCACCGAGATCTATGAGTTTCAC AAAACCTTAAAGGAAATGTTTCCTATCGAGGCAGGGGACATCAGCCCAGAGAGCAGGGTCATCCCCCACCTGCCAG CGCCGCGGTGGTTTGACGGGCAGCGGGCAGCTGAGAGCCGCCAGGGCACGCTCACCGAGTACTGCAATACACTCATGGGCCTGCCGGTCAAGATCTCCCGCTGCCCGCACGTCCTGGACTTCTTCAAGGTGCGGCCAGAGGACCTCAAGCTCCCCACGGACAGCCA GGTGAAAAAGCCGGAGACATACCTGGTGCCTAAAGATGGCAAGAGTAATGCTGCGG ACATCACGGGCCCCATCATCCTGCAGACATACCGGGCTGTTGCTGACTACGAGAAGAGCTCGCGCACGGAGATGACTCTGGCCACAGGCGACGTGGTGGACGTCGTGGAGAAGAGCGAGAGCG GTTGGTGGTTCTGTCAAATGAAGACAAAGCGCGGCTGGGTCCCGGCATCCTACTTGGAGCCCCTGGACAGTCCTGATGAGGTGGAGGACCCAGAGCCCAACTATGCAG GTGAGCCCTATGTCACCATCAAAACCTACACTGCCATACTGGAGGACGAGGTGTCCTTGAACCAGGGTGAAACCATTGAGGTCATTCATAAGCTCCTGGACGGCTGGTGGGTCATCAG GAAAGACGACGTCACAGGCTACTTCCCGTCCATGTACCTGCAGAAGGCAGGGGAGGACATAGCCCAGGCCCAACGCCAGATCAAGAGCCGAGGGGCACCGCCCCGCCG GTCGTCCATCCGCAATGCGCACAGCATCCACCAGCGATCACGGAAGCGCATCAGCCAGGACACCTATCGGCGCAACAGCGTCCGCTTTTTGCAGCAGCGCCGCCGCCAGACGCGGCCGGAGCAGCAGGGTGCACGGAGCCCGCTGA AGGAGCAGCCGCAGACAGAGCGCCCGAAGCCGCAGCCGGCAGTGCCCCCACGGCCCAGCGCAGACCTCATCCTGAACCGCTGCAGCGAGAGCACCAAGCGGAAGCTGGCGTCGGCTGTCTGA